In a genomic window of Streptomyces roseoviridis:
- a CDS encoding beta-ketoacyl-ACP synthase III, with protein MTGTRIAALGHYQPAKVLTNDDLAALVDTSDAWITSRVGIRTRHVAGPEEPVDELAAHAAGKALAAAGLTPADIDLVLVATSTAIDRSPNTAARVAARLGMASPATMDLNVVCAGFTHALATADHAIRAGAARRALVIGADKMTEVTDWTDRTTCVLVGDGAGAAVVEATEPGDGATAAIGPVLWGSVPEMGHAVRIEGTPPRFAQEGQAVYRWATQKLPALARQVCERSGIAPEELAGVVLHQANLRIVEPLAAKIGAVNAVVARDVVDSGNTSAASVPLALSKLVERGELPSGAPVLLFGFGGNLSYAGQVVRVP; from the coding sequence ATGACGGGCACACGAATCGCCGCGCTCGGGCACTACCAGCCCGCCAAGGTGCTCACCAACGACGACCTGGCCGCCCTCGTCGACACCAGCGACGCGTGGATCACCAGCCGGGTCGGCATCCGCACCCGGCACGTCGCCGGTCCCGAGGAGCCGGTCGACGAACTCGCCGCGCACGCCGCCGGCAAGGCACTCGCCGCCGCCGGCCTCACTCCCGCCGACATCGACCTGGTGCTCGTCGCCACCTCCACCGCGATCGACCGCTCGCCGAACACCGCCGCCCGGGTGGCGGCCCGCCTCGGCATGGCCTCGCCCGCCACCATGGACCTCAACGTGGTCTGCGCCGGCTTCACGCACGCCCTGGCCACCGCGGACCACGCGATCCGCGCCGGTGCCGCCCGCCGCGCGCTGGTCATCGGGGCCGACAAGATGACCGAGGTGACCGACTGGACCGACCGCACCACCTGCGTCCTCGTCGGCGACGGCGCGGGCGCCGCGGTCGTCGAGGCCACGGAGCCCGGCGACGGCGCCACCGCGGCGATCGGCCCCGTCCTGTGGGGCTCGGTCCCCGAGATGGGCCACGCGGTCCGCATCGAGGGCACCCCGCCGCGCTTCGCCCAGGAGGGGCAGGCCGTCTACCGCTGGGCCACCCAGAAGCTCCCGGCGCTCGCCCGGCAGGTCTGCGAACGTTCCGGAATTGCCCCCGAGGAGCTGGCCGGTGTGGTGCTCCACCAGGCCAACCTGCGGATCGTCGAACCGCTCGCCGCGAAGATCGGCGCGGTCAACGCGGTCGTCGCCCGCGATGTCGTCGACTCCGGCAACACCTCCGCCGCCTCCGTACCGCTCGCCCTGTCCAAGCTGGTCGAACGCGGCGAACTCCCTTCCGGCGCCCCGGTGCTGCTCTTCGGCTTCGGCGGGAACCTCTCGTACGCGGGGCAGGTCGTCCGGGTGCCGTGA
- the fdhD gene encoding formate dehydrogenase accessory sulfurtransferase FdhD, translating to MGRVTERRRVVRIRGGAVSARPDTLVAEEPLEIRLNGRPIAITMRTPGDDFALAAGFLVSEGVLAAASDVRNIVYCAGATQDGSNTYNVVDVQLAPGVAVPDITLERNVYTTSSCGLCGKASLDAVRTTARFPIADAPPLRLAPGLLAGLPDRLRAAQRVFDRTGGLHAAALFSEDGELLDVREDVGRHNAVDKLVGRALREGRLPLERAVLLVSGRASFELAQKAVMAGVPVLAAVSAPSSLAVDLAVETGLTLVGFLRGPDMNVYAGEHRIDLEAAPEPAP from the coding sequence ATGGGACGGGTCACCGAGCGACGACGTGTGGTGCGCATCCGGGGCGGGGCGGTGAGCGCGCGGCCGGACACGCTGGTGGCGGAGGAGCCGCTGGAGATACGGCTGAACGGCCGGCCGATCGCGATCACGATGCGCACGCCGGGCGACGACTTCGCGCTGGCGGCCGGTTTCCTGGTGAGCGAGGGCGTGCTCGCGGCGGCCTCGGACGTGCGGAACATCGTGTACTGCGCGGGGGCGACGCAGGACGGCTCCAACACGTACAACGTGGTGGACGTGCAGCTGGCGCCGGGGGTGGCCGTCCCCGACATCACGCTGGAGCGGAACGTCTACACCACGTCCTCCTGCGGTCTGTGCGGGAAGGCGAGCCTGGACGCCGTCCGCACCACGGCGCGCTTCCCCATCGCGGACGCTCCGCCGCTGCGGCTGGCGCCGGGCCTCCTCGCGGGGCTGCCGGACCGGCTGCGGGCGGCGCAGCGGGTCTTCGACCGGACCGGCGGCCTGCACGCGGCGGCGCTCTTCTCCGAGGACGGCGAACTGCTCGACGTACGGGAGGACGTGGGCCGGCACAACGCCGTGGACAAGCTGGTGGGGCGGGCGCTGCGGGAGGGCCGGCTGCCGCTGGAGCGGGCGGTGCTGCTGGTGTCGGGGCGGGCCTCGTTCGAGCTGGCGCAGAAGGCGGTGATGGCGGGGGTGCCGGTGCTCGCGGCGGTGTCGGCGCCGTCGTCGCTGGCGGTGGACCTGGCGGTCGAGACCGGGCTCACCCTGGTCGGTTTTCTGCGCGGGCCGGACATGAACGTGTACGCGGGCGAGCACCGGATCGACCTGGAGGCCGCCCCGGAGCCCGCCCCCTGA
- a CDS encoding (2Fe-2S) ferredoxin domain-containing protein, whose protein sequence is MTRVPIRYGARPCALVVCRGCCCGDPRKNPGMDHAGQLARLQEAAAASGGRLAVRTSDCLGPCAQANVLVVQPSTEGRRRGGRAAWIGWSADQDCLDEVLAWTAAGGPGIAPPPATLELQMIDPPRD, encoded by the coding sequence GTGACCCGCGTGCCGATACGGTACGGGGCCCGCCCCTGCGCCCTGGTCGTCTGCCGCGGCTGCTGCTGCGGTGATCCCCGCAAGAACCCCGGCATGGACCACGCCGGTCAGCTCGCCCGCCTCCAGGAGGCCGCCGCGGCCTCCGGCGGGCGGCTCGCCGTCCGCACCAGCGACTGCCTCGGGCCCTGCGCCCAGGCCAACGTGCTCGTGGTGCAGCCCTCCACCGAGGGCCGCCGCCGGGGCGGCCGGGCCGCCTGGATCGGCTGGAGCGCCGACCAGGACTGCCTCGACGAGGTCCTCGCCTGGACCGCGGCGGGCGGCCCCGGCATCGCCCCGCCCCCGGCCACCCTCGAACTCCAGATGATCGACCCGCCGCGCGACTGA
- a CDS encoding isochorismatase family protein, with protein sequence MPALDPDRTALVLVDLMERIVALPLAPRPGTDVLAAAGRLAAGFRAAGAPVVHIRTERPGVDTQPPGSDLVAELVHDGDDVVVKRTIGGFQATGVHELLSGRGVTTLVFGGIATNLGVESTARAAADLGYDLVFAEDALTALTADEHRASVQLDFPRLGTVAATGAITLGGPE encoded by the coding sequence ATGCCCGCACTCGATCCCGACCGCACCGCGCTCGTCCTCGTCGATCTGATGGAACGCATCGTCGCGCTGCCGCTCGCCCCCCGCCCCGGCACCGACGTCCTCGCCGCGGCCGGCCGACTCGCCGCCGGCTTCCGTGCCGCCGGCGCGCCCGTCGTCCACATCAGGACCGAGCGGCCGGGCGTCGACACCCAGCCGCCCGGCAGCGACCTCGTCGCCGAACTCGTCCACGACGGCGACGACGTCGTCGTCAAGCGCACGATCGGCGGGTTCCAGGCCACCGGGGTCCACGAGCTCCTCAGCGGGCGCGGCGTGACCACCCTCGTGTTCGGCGGCATCGCCACCAACCTCGGCGTCGAGTCCACCGCCCGCGCCGCCGCCGACCTCGGCTACGACCTCGTCTTCGCCGAGGACGCCCTGACCGCCCTCACCGCCGACGAGCACCGCGCCTCCGTCCAGCTGGACTTCCCCCGCCTCGGCACCGTCGCCGCCACCGGCGCGATCACCCTCGGCGGCCCCGAGTGA
- a CDS encoding bile acid:sodium symporter family protein, whose product MTSRTSRGPRRPLIPSWLPVDPYILALLATVGIAALLPASGTAATVANGTSTGAVALLFFLYGARLSTREAWEGLRHWRLHATVLACTFLLFPLLGLAGRGLVPAVLSPDLYNGFLFLCLVPSTIQSSIAFTSIARGNVPAAICAGSFSSLAGILLTPLLAALLLGNGAGGLSADSLVKIVLQLLVPFLAGQLLRRWIGGFVARHKKVLGLVDRGSILLVVYTAFSAGMTQGVWHLVTPARLGLLLVAEAVLLAVMLALTWYGARRLGFGREDRIAIQFAGSKKSLAAGLPMASVLFGAHASLAVLPLMLFHQMQLVVCALIARRRSRDPEAAGETGEAEEAGETGTAVGGDGAAVDGTGAAGDAAGDRCAEPASARASDAGSGPGPDVGSGPGPGAGSASAAVRGGVR is encoded by the coding sequence ATGACCTCCCGCACGTCCCGCGGCCCCCGTCGGCCCCTCATCCCCTCCTGGCTGCCGGTCGACCCGTACATCCTCGCGCTGCTCGCGACGGTCGGGATCGCCGCGCTGCTGCCCGCCTCCGGGACGGCGGCGACGGTCGCGAACGGCACCTCCACGGGAGCCGTCGCCCTGCTCTTCTTCCTCTACGGGGCGCGCCTGTCCACCCGCGAGGCGTGGGAAGGGCTGCGGCACTGGCGGCTCCACGCCACCGTCCTCGCCTGCACCTTCCTGCTCTTCCCGCTGCTCGGACTGGCCGGGCGGGGGCTCGTGCCGGCGGTCCTCAGCCCCGACCTGTACAACGGCTTCCTCTTCCTGTGCCTGGTGCCGTCCACCATCCAGTCCTCGATCGCCTTCACCTCGATCGCCCGCGGCAACGTGCCCGCCGCCATCTGCGCCGGCTCCTTTTCCTCCCTCGCGGGCATCCTCCTCACCCCGCTGCTCGCCGCGCTCCTCCTCGGCAACGGCGCGGGCGGCCTCTCCGCCGACTCGCTCGTCAAGATCGTGCTCCAGCTGCTCGTGCCGTTCCTGGCGGGGCAGCTCCTGCGCCGCTGGATCGGCGGGTTCGTCGCCCGGCACAAGAAGGTCCTCGGGCTCGTCGACCGCGGGTCGATCCTCCTCGTCGTCTACACGGCCTTCAGCGCGGGCATGACCCAGGGCGTCTGGCACCTCGTGACCCCGGCGCGGCTCGGCCTGCTCCTCGTCGCCGAGGCCGTGCTGCTCGCCGTCATGCTGGCGCTGACCTGGTACGGGGCGCGCCGGCTCGGCTTCGGCCGCGAGGACCGGATCGCCATCCAGTTCGCCGGCTCCAAGAAGAGCCTGGCGGCCGGCCTGCCGATGGCGAGCGTCCTCTTCGGCGCCCATGCCTCGCTCGCCGTGCTGCCGCTGATGCTCTTCCACCAGATGCAGCTGGTCGTCTGCGCCCTGATCGCCCGCCGTCGCTCCCGCGACCCGGAGGCAGCGGGGGAGACGGGGGAGGCGGAGGAGGCGGGGGAGACCGGCACGGCCGTGGGCGGTGACGGCGCTGCCGTGGACGGAACCGGCGCGGCCGGGGACGCGGCCGGCGACCGCTGCGCCGAGCCTGCGTCTGCGCGAGCCTCCGACGCCGGCTCGGGGCCGGGGCCCGACGTCGGCTCCGGGCCGGGGCCCGGCGCCGGTTCCGCGTCCGCTGCGGTGCGGGGCGGGGTGCGGTAG